The stretch of DNA AAGGGTTGCAGAAGCATCAAAAGAAGAGAGCACCGGTGCTATAAAAGAGGCATCACCCAGATAATTCTCTGAAGTTGCAAAACGGTTGGTGAGATTGCATTTTCCACCACCCGAGATAAGCAGTTTTGCACCTATTTTAGGGTTGGTATCAACAAGCGCTACATCGTGCCCTTCAAGATGACTTGCCGCCATCAGAGCGCTTGCACCCGCGCCAATGAAGAGAATATCGTGGATTTTCACGCTTGTTCAAAACTCTCAAAATTTTGACGAATCGCATCGTAGAGAATAATACCAGCAGAAGTGGCTTGGTTCAAGCTTCTGCCAAGTTTGCCCATAGGAATGGTAATCGCATTTTCCCATTTGAGTTGCATAAGCTCCATCGGAAGCCCTGTGGATTCACCACCGAAAAAGAGAAAATCACCTGGTTTAAATGAGGCTTCAAAATAGGTCTTTTTCGTTTTGGTTGTGGCAAAAAAGAAATGATCTACTTTGTCTTTATGCGCCTCTAAAAAAGCGTCTAAATTTTCCCAAACTGTAACGTCCAATAAATGCCAATAATCAAGCCCTGCACGCTTAACAGTCTTATCGCTTATCTCAAACATCGTGGGTTTGATGATGTGCAGTTTACAGTCAGCATTGACGCACATGCGCCCAATGCTACCTGTATTTTGAGGGATTTGAGGGTGAACTAAAACGATGTTAAACATAAAATAATCTCCAAATTAACAAAACTGACCACGATCTTCTTTCTGCCACGCATGTGGCTAGCTTTAGTGCCTAGTGCAACGTAGCTTTTCGGGCTTTGCCCAAAAAGCGTGTAGGATTAAAATATGATCGTTTTGTTGTCATGAACAAAAATGCGCTCTTCAAAAACCAAATCAAGCGCATTTGAAAGGACATTTTTCTCGACATTTCTGCCTGCACGTTGCATATCTTTCCATGTCATTTCGTGATTGATGTGAATGACATCTTGCGCGATGATCGGACCTTCATCAAGATTGTTATTGACAAAATGTGCAGTGGCTCCAATGATTTTAACACCACGAGAGAACGCTTGTTTGTAAGGGTTTGCTCCAATAAATGCAGGTAAGAACGAATGATGAATGTTGATCATTTTCTCTTCATAATGACCTACAAATTCGCTCGATAAAATACGCATGTATTTGGCTAAAACGATGTAGTCCACAGTATAAGCACTTAAAACTTCCAACACTTTTGCTTCGTGTTCTGCTCTGTTTAACCCTTCATGGCTCACGCAGTGGAAAGGAATGTTAAACTTATCGCTTAAACTTTTTAAATCTTCGTAATTTGAAACGATCGCTAAGATGTTTGCATTCAGATCATCGCTATCGTGTTTGAGTAAAATATCACCCAAGCAGTGTGTCTCTTTCGTACCCATTAAAATGATGTCTTTTTTGCGTGCTTCAGCCACATAAATATCTGAATTAGCAGGTAGCATCGCTTGGAGTGTGCCTTTAAATGCACTCATATCCATTTCACCACTCAGTTCTGCTCGCATAAAGAATTTGCCATTGTCACGGTCAACAAACTCATCATTCTTAATGATGTTCAGCTGATATTTAAAGACAACATCCGCAATACGGTAGATCAAGCCCTTCTCATCCGAACAGTCAATTTTTAAAATATAATTTTTAGTTACTTCCATTTTTCATGCCTCACACAGTTGTTTTATTTTTTCAATTCGTCTTCTTCGTAACTCTTCACCGATGTCACGCCCCGTAAAACCATCACGGATCACCTCTTGGACATTGACATTTCCGCTAAATATCTCATCCCAAATGCCAAGCGCGCACGCTCGCTCTTTAATGCCTTCACGGTAATTTCCAAGCCACAATTTGATAGGCATCTCTAAGCTTACATGTAAAAGCATTTTATCGCTTATCTCCCCTTCAAAAAAAGGCTGATGCTTGAAGGTTTGCAGGTAATGATTGGGTGCATCAAGCATCCTAAACCATTGCAAAGGTTCTTGCTTTAATCTATTGGCTACGATATAAACAAAATAGTAAGGCTTAAGTGCCTCTTCAAAATTTTGCTTGTATCGTAGCAATTCACGTGCTATCTCAAAAAAGCGGTTTTCCACTTTACATGTAAAGCACTTTTCAAAGAGACCCAGAGTGTACATGTAAAATAATCCGTAGTGCAAATAAGAAGCTTTGAAAAGCTTTTCAAACTCCCATAAAATGCGCGGTTTACTTAAATCAAGCAGTGAAATGCTTCGCATCACTTCCACACTTTTGGACTCTATTCTAAAGCCAAGGCGCGCGCTAAACTGCATGGCTCGAAGCACTCTTAGGCTATCTTCTCTAAAACTCTTTTCATCAATCATTTCAAGACTCTTGCGCTCAATCGCCTCTTTGCCACCCCAAAAATCAAGGAGTTCTCCATTGAAGATGTTTAGCATCATGGCATTAACGCTAAAATCACGACGCCTAGAAGCCTCTTTCTCATCTTGACACACGTGTACATCAAAAGCCGTATGTCCAACACCACTTTTGCGCTCAACACGAGGCAGTGAAAAGTCAATGTTTCCAAGTTTATACACAAAAAAACTTTTGCCAACCCCCACAGCACCAACGCTGTGCATCAACGCTTCAAAAGCGACGGGTTCAATGTCATACACTTCAATGTCTAAATCATGCAAAGGCTCATCCAAACAGAGATCTCGCACACTTCCCCCAACCAAATAAGCTCTCTTGGTATGAGGTTTTAAAAAAGCGATTGCTTCTTCTATTTGGCTTTGAAAATGCGCAGGGAAAACGCAATTTAGTTTCATTTTTTGGACGTGTCCATATGCTCCAATTGCTCGTCAATCGTCGCTAAAAGGTATTCTAAAAAATTGAGTGTTAAATCGATCTTGGCTTCAATATTTTTATTATTAGGCGATTGGAAACCTTCAAAAAGTACCAAAATACGCTCTCTTAGATTCATATAGAACTGTTTTTGACTATACTCATCTTCCACTTCTTCATGAGGCATAGCGTATGCTTTGAACGTATTGATCTCTTCAGTAATTTCTAAAAGCGGTTCTGGTTCAAATGAAACTTCCTCAGATTCACGCTTGCGTGGTGGTTGAAGTATTTGTTGTTGCTCTTCCTTGGGTACTACCTCTTCAAGCTCTTTGAGCGTTGAGAGAATCATATCTTTTAATTCCATAGCTTTACCAACCACCTTTCAAATTCTAAAAATTCCACTTCTGAGTTCATATTTAAAAAAAACTTCTTCATCTCTTCGTCCACACCACGATACTTTTTACGAATCCCTGAAAGGCGTTTGATGGCAATTTTGGCATCTTTGTTATCAGGATTTTCACGCAGTAACTCTTTGTAAATCTCCAAAGCCTCATTTTTGAGGCCTTGAAGTTCGTAGATCGAAGCTAATGTAAGGGTCTTCATATTTTAGCTACATAATCCGCAATAATTGAACCCATTTGTGTTGTTGAACACACCTCTTTGGCGCCAAAATCCGCTAAATCTTTCGTACGATAACCATCTTTAAGTACTTGCTTAATCGCATTTTCAATACGATCCGCCGCTTTCGTCTCACCAAGAGCAAAACGAAGCATCATAGACGCACTTAAAACCGTCGCTAAAGGATTGGCAATGCCTTGACCTGCAATGTCAGGAGCGGAGCCGTGAATTGGCTCAAAAAGACCCACTTTGCCACCAATAGAAGCAGATGGTAAAAGACCGATAGAACCACTAATCATACTGGCTTCATCGCTTAAGATGTCACCAAAGATGTTACCGGTTAAAATAACGTCGAATTGACGAGGATTGCGTACTAATTGCATCGCTGCATTGTCAACGTACATGTGTGTCAGTTTGACTTCTGGGTACTCTTTAGCGATCTCATTAACCGTATCTCTCCAAAGTTGTGAAACTTC from Sulfurospirillum arsenophilum NBRC 109478 encodes:
- a CDS encoding tRNA (cytidine(34)-2'-O)-methyltransferase, yielding MFNIVLVHPQIPQNTGSIGRMCVNADCKLHIIKPTMFEISDKTVKRAGLDYWHLLDVTVWENLDAFLEAHKDKVDHFFFATTKTKKTYFEASFKPGDFLFFGGESTGLPMELMQLKWENAITIPMGKLGRSLNQATSAGIILYDAIRQNFESFEQA
- the purU gene encoding formyltetrahydrofolate deformylase, whose product is MEVTKNYILKIDCSDEKGLIYRIADVVFKYQLNIIKNDEFVDRDNGKFFMRAELSGEMDMSAFKGTLQAMLPANSDIYVAEARKKDIILMGTKETHCLGDILLKHDSDDLNANILAIVSNYEDLKSLSDKFNIPFHCVSHEGLNRAEHEAKVLEVLSAYTVDYIVLAKYMRILSSEFVGHYEEKMINIHHSFLPAFIGANPYKQAFSRGVKIIGATAHFVNNNLDEGPIIAQDVIHINHEMTWKDMQRAGRNVEKNVLSNALDLVFEERIFVHDNKTIIF
- a CDS encoding CCA tRNA nucleotidyltransferase → MKLNCVFPAHFQSQIEEAIAFLKPHTKRAYLVGGSVRDLCLDEPLHDLDIEVYDIEPVAFEALMHSVGAVGVGKSFFVYKLGNIDFSLPRVERKSGVGHTAFDVHVCQDEKEASRRRDFSVNAMMLNIFNGELLDFWGGKEAIERKSLEMIDEKSFREDSLRVLRAMQFSARLGFRIESKSVEVMRSISLLDLSKPRILWEFEKLFKASYLHYGLFYMYTLGLFEKCFTCKVENRFFEIARELLRYKQNFEEALKPYYFVYIVANRLKQEPLQWFRMLDAPNHYLQTFKHQPFFEGEISDKMLLHVSLEMPIKLWLGNYREGIKERACALGIWDEIFSGNVNVQEVIRDGFTGRDIGEELRRRRIEKIKQLCEA
- a CDS encoding CiaD-like domain-containing protein; amino-acid sequence: MELKDMILSTLKELEEVVPKEEQQQILQPPRKRESEEVSFEPEPLLEITEEINTFKAYAMPHEEVEDEYSQKQFYMNLRERILVLFEGFQSPNNKNIEAKIDLTLNFLEYLLATIDEQLEHMDTSKK